From Deltaproteobacteria bacterium, the proteins below share one genomic window:
- the nadC gene encoding carboxylating nicotinate-nucleotide diphosphorylase, translating into MNSEKIRELIREALAEDIGTGDETSSLILSGREKGTARAVAKGDGIVIAGMDVFREVFLSLDETTQVLTVVRDGMTAAQGTVLAEIDGSLKSMLTAERTALNFLQRMSGIATAARRYVEQTRHTKAVILDTRKTTPTLRKLEKYAVSIGGASNHRFGLYDAIMIKDNHISAAGGVSAAIRKVTKGNIRKLPVEVEVKNLTEVREVLAAGGVDVIMLDNMSVPEMKEAVRLIGGMAKVEASGNVTLTNVREIAECGVDFISVGSITHSAPAADISLLFGTS; encoded by the coding sequence ATGAACAGCGAAAAAATCAGGGAACTGATCCGGGAGGCCCTTGCGGAGGATATCGGGACAGGGGATGAGACCTCATCGCTCATTCTCAGCGGCAGAGAGAAGGGGACGGCACGGGCGGTCGCGAAAGGCGACGGCATTGTGATCGCCGGAATGGACGTGTTTCGCGAAGTATTCCTGTCACTGGACGAAACGACACAGGTCCTCACGGTCGTTCGTGACGGCATGACGGCCGCACAGGGGACCGTTCTCGCTGAGATCGACGGTTCGTTGAAGAGCATGCTCACTGCCGAGCGAACGGCGCTGAACTTCCTGCAGCGCATGAGCGGCATTGCCACAGCGGCACGCCGTTACGTCGAGCAGACCCGGCACACGAAAGCGGTCATCCTCGATACCCGGAAAACAACACCCACCCTTCGTAAACTCGAAAAGTACGCCGTCAGTATCGGTGGCGCTTCCAATCATCGGTTCGGTCTGTACGATGCAATAATGATAAAGGATAATCATATCAGCGCCGCGGGCGGGGTGAGCGCCGCCATTCGGAAAGTGACGAAAGGAAATATACGAAAACTCCCGGTGGAAGTGGAAGTTAAGAACCTCACCGAGGTTCGGGAGGTCCTTGCCGCGGGGGGCGTCGATGTCATCATGCTTGATAATATGAGCGTGCCTGAAATGAAGGAAGCGGTGAGACTCATCGGCGGCATGGCCAAAGTTGAGGCTTCCGGAAATGTGACCCTCACAAATGTGAGGGAGATCGCCGAGTGCGGTGTTGACTTCATTTCGGTCGGTTCCATTACCCATTCCGCTCCGGCGGCGGATATATCCCTGCTTTTCGGAACCTCCTGA
- the dprA gene encoding DNA-processing protein DprA: MERDELKYWLALGRMHGMGPSTVNRLIDTFGTARSVFNIPVAELIERAGLTRQTASLIGRFNDWSAVERELDDCEGRGVSIITANSPAYPKLLRHIHDYPPLLYVKGTLHPGEVTIAVIGSRKASTYGRFMTERLCRELCLQNVTIVSGLARGIDSAAHRAALTAGGRTIAVMGSGMDVIYPPENKELFHQIAGSGAVVTEFPQMTQPKAEHFPRRNRIISGMSYGVVVVEAGEKSGSLITARLALEQGREVFAVPGMIDSPGSRGTHRLLREGAKLVETVHDVLEEIVSQIGETEKLRLHEQNHLTADERTDVLTDGEFEGHERQLLELLGEKSCHIDDIAAVTGRPVQDVLNTLLSLELRGCLEQLPGKIFRVRR; encoded by the coding sequence ATGGAACGGGATGAATTGAAATACTGGCTTGCCTTGGGACGTATGCACGGCATGGGTCCGAGTACAGTCAACCGGCTCATCGACACATTCGGCACCGCGCGGAGTGTCTTCAATATCCCGGTTGCCGAGCTTATTGAAAGGGCCGGTCTGACCCGTCAGACGGCTTCACTGATAGGAAGATTCAACGACTGGTCCGCCGTTGAGAGGGAACTGGATGATTGCGAGGGGCGGGGAGTTTCCATCATTACGGCGAACAGTCCCGCATATCCGAAGCTGCTTCGCCATATTCATGATTATCCCCCGCTTTTGTATGTCAAGGGAACGCTTCATCCCGGCGAGGTAACCATCGCCGTTATCGGTTCCCGAAAGGCAAGCACTTACGGTAGATTCATGACCGAGCGGCTCTGCCGTGAGTTGTGCCTACAGAATGTCACCATCGTGAGCGGGCTTGCACGCGGCATAGATTCGGCAGCGCACCGGGCGGCGCTGACCGCGGGTGGACGGACAATCGCCGTCATGGGGTCGGGCATGGACGTCATCTATCCGCCTGAGAATAAGGAGCTCTTTCATCAGATAGCCGGGAGCGGCGCCGTCGTAACGGAGTTCCCGCAGATGACACAGCCGAAGGCCGAGCATTTTCCACGCCGGAACAGAATTATCAGTGGCATGTCCTACGGTGTCGTCGTCGTGGAAGCCGGAGAAAAAAGCGGTTCCCTGATCACGGCCCGCCTTGCTCTCGAGCAGGGCAGAGAGGTTTTCGCCGTACCGGGAATGATCGATTCACCGGGATCCAGAGGAACCCACCGGCTGCTTCGGGAGGGTGCCAAACTGGTCGAGACCGTCCATGATGTTCTTGAAGAAATAGTTTCTCAGATAGGGGAAACGGAAAAACTGCGGTTGCATGAACAGAACCATTTGACAGCCGATGAGCGGACAGACGTCCTTACGGACGGAGAATTCGAGGGCCACGAGCGACAATTACTCGAACTGCTCGGAGAAAAGTCCTGCCACATTGACGACATTGCCGCCGTTACCGGACGTCCCGTTCAGGATGTTCTGAACACGCTTCTGTCTCTCGAACTCAGAGGATGCCTGGAACAGCTTCCAGGAAAAATTTTCAGGGTACGGCGGTGA
- the trmFO gene encoding methylenetetrahydrofolate--tRNA-(uracil(54)-C(5))-methyltransferase (FADH(2)-oxidizing) TrmFO, with product MNKESVTIIGAGLAGCEASWQLLRRGFSVDLKEMKPACFSPAHTSPHLAELVCSNSLRSADIGSAVGLLKQEMRELHSLIMMAADATAVPAGKALAVDRKLFSRFIEDRLFSQPGFSIIRGECREIPRDGSVVIVAAGPLASDALAHAISEMTGADSLYFYDAISPIVLAESVDRNIAFQASRYDEEQPGDYLNCPLSTTDYERFLSSLLKGREVPLRDFEDRRCFEGCLPIEVMARRGPETLRFGPMKPVGLNDPRTGRRPHAVLQLRRENREGTLFNMVGFQTKLAWPEQKRIFRMIPGLEKAEFMRFGSIHRNTFIDSPRLLTDNFMLANGPGLFFAGQITGVEGYVESAASGLLVGISAGRYLSGVPWHSAPPETSLGSLIRHIKGEAGGNFQPMNINFGLFPPLEKKVPRNRRGAAYADRALQALHEWMEKYSVIPEP from the coding sequence ATGAACAAAGAATCAGTAACCATCATCGGCGCCGGTCTCGCCGGTTGCGAAGCATCCTGGCAACTTTTGCGGCGGGGTTTCTCCGTCGACTTGAAGGAAATGAAGCCAGCATGTTTTTCGCCCGCCCATACATCGCCGCATCTCGCGGAACTGGTGTGCAGCAATTCCCTTCGTTCCGCAGACATCGGCAGCGCCGTCGGGCTTCTGAAGCAGGAAATGCGCGAGCTTCATTCCCTGATCATGATGGCGGCCGACGCGACGGCCGTTCCCGCGGGCAAGGCGCTCGCCGTTGACCGAAAGCTCTTTTCCCGCTTTATTGAAGACCGTCTGTTCTCACAACCGGGCTTCTCCATCATTCGGGGAGAGTGCCGTGAAATTCCCCGTGACGGCTCGGTCGTCATTGTCGCGGCGGGTCCTCTCGCGTCGGATGCGCTGGCACATGCCATTTCCGAAATGACCGGCGCCGATTCGCTCTATTTCTACGATGCCATATCGCCCATTGTCCTGGCGGAGTCGGTCGATCGGAACATCGCTTTCCAGGCTTCGCGCTACGATGAGGAGCAGCCGGGGGATTACCTGAACTGCCCCCTCTCGACAACCGATTATGAACGTTTTCTGAGCTCCCTGCTCAAAGGTCGCGAAGTCCCCCTGCGGGACTTCGAGGACCGCAGGTGCTTCGAGGGGTGTCTTCCCATTGAAGTAATGGCGCGGCGGGGTCCGGAGACACTGCGATTCGGCCCGATGAAACCGGTGGGGCTGAACGATCCACGGACGGGACGCAGGCCCCATGCCGTCTTACAGCTTCGCCGTGAAAACCGGGAGGGGACCCTCTTTAACATGGTGGGTTTCCAGACAAAACTGGCATGGCCGGAACAGAAGCGAATCTTCAGGATGATCCCCGGACTCGAGAAGGCCGAGTTCATGCGCTTCGGCAGCATTCACCGTAATACCTTTATCGACTCACCCCGTCTTCTGACCGACAATTTCATGCTGGCGAACGGGCCGGGCCTCTTTTTCGCCGGGCAGATCACCGGGGTGGAGGGGTATGTGGAATCCGCCGCGTCGGGCCTGCTGGTCGGGATCAGCGCCGGCCGGTACCTTTCAGGTGTTCCCTGGCATTCAGCGCCGCCGGAAACATCGCTGGGATCGTTGATCCGTCATATTAAAGGAGAAGCGGGCGGGAATTTTCAGCCCATGAACATTAACTTCGGTCTCTTCCCTCCCCTCGAAAAAAAAGTACCCCGGAACAGGAGAGGAGCGGCCTACGCTGACCGTGCTCTTCAAGCACTTCACGAGTGGATGGAAAAGTATTCCGTTATCCCTGAACCCTGA
- a CDS encoding valine--tRNA ligase: MENELLDKSYNPQDVEDKWYQYWIDRGYFRALDKSDREPFCIVIPPPNVTGMLHMGHALNNTLQDIVIRFKRMQGYNTLWMPGTDHAGIATQNVVEQELAREGTSRAVLGREKFIERVWEWREKYGGIILNQLQKLGCSCDWSRERFTMDDGLSRAVRKVFVDLYNEGLVYQGDYIVNWCPRCHTAISDLEVEYEEEATHLWHIRYPFADGSGEVVVATTRPETMLGDTAVAVNPDDDRYRGLVGKTVILPLVNKEIPIIADDYVSKEFGTGAVKITPACDPNDFAMAERHGLEIVIIMDGNAIINENGGIYEGQDCYTCRNNVVEDLKKQGYFIKEEPYTHNVGRCYRCKTIVEPAVSKQWFVRVKPLAKEASAAVIKGKTRIIPKTWEGTYFEWLENIRDWCISRQIWWGHRIPVWYCGDCGRIIVQVDEPEACPDCGGTSLRQEEDVLDTWFSSALWPFSTLGWPENTEALKTFYPTSLLVTGFDIIFFWVARMMMMGLHFMGDVPFHDVYLHALVRDERGEKMSKSKGNSIDPLEMIERYGADAFRFTMAAFAAQGRDVKMSEGRIEGYRHFVNKIWNTARFSLMNLADFPPAENTGADGDLSLGDRWIKDRLNETIREVTRYLEEYRFNDAANVIYQFFWHEFCDWYVEMIKPVLYSVENGSRRRAAQATLRLVLKDSLLLLHPFMPFVTEEIWKRMDPAGDSIMISGFPAENDDLKDKEAEYRFNIIRDIITSIRNIRGVVNIPPSKKLNALVVVSDEELRAVIDNGADYITDLANLSKLTIQDRAGELHGVAVDVVGSIRIFVFLEGLVDVAVELARQEKKQEKLAKEIAVVSRKLGNADFMEKALPEIIEKEQDKFEELKRKSDILETSIRRLREIEA, encoded by the coding sequence ATGGAAAATGAATTGTTGGACAAATCCTATAACCCGCAGGATGTAGAGGACAAATGGTATCAGTACTGGATCGATAGGGGGTATTTCCGGGCGTTGGACAAGAGCGACCGGGAGCCTTTCTGTATCGTCATACCACCTCCGAATGTAACGGGAATGCTTCACATGGGGCACGCGCTGAACAACACCCTCCAGGATATCGTAATCCGGTTCAAACGGATGCAGGGATATAACACCCTCTGGATGCCCGGCACCGATCATGCCGGCATCGCCACGCAGAACGTCGTGGAACAGGAACTTGCACGGGAAGGTACAAGCAGGGCTGTCCTCGGCCGGGAGAAGTTCATCGAGCGGGTCTGGGAATGGAGGGAAAAGTACGGCGGCATCATATTGAACCAGCTCCAGAAGCTCGGCTGTTCCTGTGACTGGTCGCGGGAGAGGTTCACCATGGACGATGGGCTCTCGCGGGCCGTCAGGAAGGTCTTTGTCGATCTCTATAACGAGGGGTTGGTCTATCAGGGAGACTATATCGTCAACTGGTGCCCCCGCTGTCACACGGCAATATCGGACCTCGAGGTGGAGTATGAAGAAGAGGCCACACACCTGTGGCATATCAGGTACCCCTTTGCCGACGGTTCCGGGGAAGTGGTGGTAGCCACAACAAGACCGGAGACGATGCTGGGAGACACAGCGGTCGCCGTTAATCCCGATGACGACCGGTATCGGGGCCTTGTCGGGAAAACGGTCATCCTTCCCCTGGTCAACAAGGAAATACCGATCATCGCCGATGATTATGTTTCAAAAGAATTTGGAACAGGTGCCGTCAAGATCACTCCCGCCTGCGATCCGAACGACTTCGCCATGGCGGAACGGCACGGGCTCGAGATCGTGATCATCATGGACGGCAATGCGATTATCAACGAGAACGGCGGCATATATGAGGGACAGGATTGTTACACCTGTCGCAACAACGTAGTGGAAGACCTGAAAAAGCAGGGCTACTTCATAAAGGAAGAACCCTATACGCATAATGTCGGAAGATGTTACCGCTGCAAGACGATCGTTGAACCGGCCGTATCAAAGCAGTGGTTCGTCAGGGTCAAGCCCCTGGCAAAAGAGGCGAGCGCCGCCGTCATAAAAGGAAAGACGCGGATAATTCCAAAGACATGGGAAGGTACCTACTTCGAGTGGCTTGAGAATATCCGTGACTGGTGCATATCCCGGCAGATCTGGTGGGGGCACCGGATTCCCGTCTGGTACTGCGGTGACTGCGGACGGATAATCGTTCAGGTGGATGAACCGGAGGCGTGTCCGGACTGCGGCGGAACATCGCTCAGGCAGGAAGAAGATGTGCTCGACACCTGGTTCAGTTCCGCCCTCTGGCCTTTTTCCACCCTCGGGTGGCCGGAGAACACAGAGGCGCTGAAGACCTTTTATCCCACTTCGCTGCTCGTGACGGGTTTCGATATCATTTTCTTCTGGGTCGCCCGCATGATGATGATGGGGCTGCACTTCATGGGGGACGTACCGTTTCACGATGTCTATCTCCACGCCCTGGTCCGTGACGAACGGGGCGAAAAGATGAGCAAATCGAAGGGGAACAGCATCGACCCCCTCGAGATGATCGAGCGCTACGGTGCCGATGCCTTTCGCTTTACCATGGCCGCCTTTGCCGCCCAGGGAAGGGACGTTAAAATGTCCGAAGGGCGAATCGAGGGCTACCGCCACTTTGTGAACAAGATATGGAACACGGCCCGGTTCTCCCTGATGAACCTCGCGGATTTCCCGCCAGCGGAGAACACGGGTGCCGACGGGGACCTCTCACTTGGTGACCGTTGGATAAAAGACCGTCTGAACGAGACGATCAGGGAAGTGACGCGCTATCTTGAGGAGTATCGGTTCAATGACGCGGCTAACGTCATCTACCAGTTTTTCTGGCATGAATTCTGCGACTGGTACGTGGAGATGATAAAACCGGTACTTTACAGTGTCGAGAACGGAAGCAGGCGCCGGGCGGCCCAGGCGACGCTGAGGCTGGTCCTGAAGGATTCCCTCCTTCTTCTCCATCCCTTCATGCCCTTTGTGACCGAGGAGATATGGAAACGGATGGACCCCGCGGGCGATTCGATCATGATCAGCGGCTTCCCCGCAGAGAACGATGATCTGAAAGACAAAGAGGCCGAGTACCGGTTCAATATCATCAGGGATATTATCACCAGTATCAGGAATATTCGGGGAGTGGTCAACATTCCGCCGTCAAAAAAGCTGAACGCCCTTGTAGTTGTTTCCGACGAGGAACTGAGAGCGGTCATTGATAACGGTGCGGACTATATCACGGACCTGGCGAATCTATCAAAATTGACCATACAGGACCGTGCCGGGGAACTGCACGGGGTCGCCGTCGATGTCGTGGGGAGTATCAGGATATTCGTGTTTCTTGAAGGCCTGGTGGATGTGGCGGTGGAATTGGCCCGACAGGAAAAGAAACAGGAAAAGCTGGCCAAAGAGATCGCCGTGGTGTCGAGAAAACTCGGGAATGCGGATTTCATGGAAAAGGCCCTTCCGGAGATCATAGAAAAAGAGCAGGATAAGTTTGAAGAGCTGAAACGCAAAAGCGATATCCTGGAAACATCGATACGGCGTCTCAGGGAGATCGAGGCGTGA
- a CDS encoding biotin--[acetyl-CoA-carboxylase] ligase: MKTTQQEKPLMGKEIHFYDELPSTNGHAMTLALQGAGEGEVVIADRQIEGRGRLGRTWQSPPGVNLYLSVILRPRIKPADASWITLMTGVAVAQTVSRYCPDSVSIKWPNDVMAHGKKLCGILTEIKMTTSGIDFAVVGIGVNINMTKDTFDEGYRYRSTSLKEECRCDISRSEFTAALLESFEEWYEKLNADGFPPIREAWMNYASVTGKTIEVNDRGTVRTGTFLGIDETGALLLKEEQQGTTQVLAGDVTVIEEETCY, encoded by the coding sequence ATGAAAACAACACAGCAGGAAAAGCCCCTCATGGGGAAAGAGATTCATTTTTATGATGAATTGCCGTCGACGAACGGTCATGCCATGACCCTGGCGTTACAGGGTGCCGGTGAAGGTGAAGTGGTCATCGCGGACCGCCAGATCGAGGGACGGGGAAGGCTCGGCCGGACATGGCAATCGCCGCCGGGGGTCAATCTCTATCTGTCGGTGATCCTTCGGCCCCGGATAAAACCTGCCGATGCTTCATGGATCACGCTCATGACGGGTGTCGCCGTTGCGCAGACGGTTTCCCGTTACTGCCCGGATAGTGTCTCGATCAAGTGGCCCAATGACGTGATGGCGCACGGGAAGAAACTCTGCGGTATCTTGACGGAGATCAAGATGACGACCAGCGGCATCGATTTCGCTGTGGTCGGCATCGGGGTGAACATAAACATGACCAAGGACACCTTTGACGAAGGGTATCGCTATCGCTCAACATCCCTGAAGGAAGAATGCCGCTGTGATATTTCGCGTTCCGAGTTCACCGCCGCGCTCCTTGAATCGTTTGAAGAATGGTATGAGAAACTCAACGCGGACGGGTTTCCTCCGATCCGTGAGGCCTGGATGAACTATGCCTCCGTAACGGGGAAGACGATCGAAGTGAACGACAGGGGAACGGTTAGGACGGGCACCTTCCTGGGGATCGACGAAACGGGGGCGCTTCTGTTGAAAGAAGAACAACAGGGAACAACGCAGGTCCTCGCCGGCGATGTTACTGTGATAGAAGAGGAAACATGCTATTGA
- a CDS encoding type III pantothenate kinase, which translates to MLLVVDVGNTNTVVGLYDGEKLLNSWRVRTVADHTVDEYGMLILNLYRTGKIQTKSVSDIIISCVVPPMLNILEPLCQKYFHLKPLIVGPGIKTGMPIYYDNPKEVGADRIVNAVAAHEKYAGDLIVVDFGTATTFDYVTAKGEYMGGCITPGIIISTEALFKRASKLPRVEFGKPRTVIAKDTVSSMQAGIIYGYAGLVDGIVQRMKDEIGHETTVVATGGLISVIASEAKSIDIIDEALTLEGLRIIHSRNR; encoded by the coding sequence ATGTTACTTGTTGTCGATGTGGGTAACACAAATACGGTTGTCGGTCTGTACGACGGCGAAAAACTGCTGAACAGCTGGCGTGTGAGGACGGTCGCCGACCATACGGTCGATGAATATGGAATGCTCATCCTCAACCTCTACCGGACGGGCAAGATCCAGACGAAATCGGTCAGCGACATTATCATATCCTGCGTGGTGCCGCCCATGCTCAATATCCTGGAACCTCTCTGTCAGAAGTACTTTCATCTCAAGCCGCTGATCGTGGGGCCCGGGATCAAAACGGGCATGCCCATTTATTACGACAACCCGAAGGAGGTCGGAGCCGACCGGATCGTGAACGCCGTGGCAGCCCACGAGAAATATGCCGGGGACCTTATAGTCGTGGACTTCGGAACGGCGACGACCTTCGATTATGTCACGGCCAAAGGTGAGTACATGGGGGGCTGTATCACACCGGGTATTATCATATCGACGGAAGCACTCTTCAAGAGAGCGTCGAAACTGCCCCGTGTCGAATTCGGCAAACCCAGAACGGTTATTGCGAAGGATACCGTCAGCAGCATGCAGGCAGGTATCATCTACGGTTATGCAGGCCTTGTCGACGGGATCGTCCAGCGAATGAAGGACGAGATCGGTCATGAAACAACCGTCGTTGCCACCGGCGGTCTGATCAGCGTTATCGCGTCGGAAGCGAAGTCCATTGACATAATCGATGAGGCGCTCACCCTTGAAGGTCTGAGAATTATTCACTCACGCAATAGATGA
- the topA gene encoding type I DNA topoisomerase codes for MADALIVVESPAKVRTIKKYLGADFDVKASVGHIKDLPKSKLGIDIQKGFEPTYTVIKDKKKVIDDLKKSARKARSIYLAPDPDREGEAIAWHIMEEITGPGQDIYRVLFNDLTKHTILNAIQNPQKLNLERYEAQQTRRILDRLVGYQISPLLWEKVKRGLSAGRVQSVAVRIICEREEEIQNFVTEEYWHITALLEGTEQPSFEARLVKIGKEKARIGDKPAADGILADLAGRSFIIAGIEKKEVKRTPPPPFTTSKLQQEASRRLRFPAKKTMRVAQKLYEGIEIGNEGSVGLITYMRTDSVRIAPEALSEARDFIRKRYGNDYLPQKARVFKTSKSAQDAHEAIRPASLIYAPDNIKQFLSRDEHRLYQLIWNRFVASQMNPEVLDQTTVDITADRYLFKAQGSVVIFPGYTVLYAESRDEENNREKGSSPDAREKGTVLPVLETGEVLSVISIEGEQNFTQPPPRFSEATLVKELEEKGLGRPSTYAAILSTIQDREYVRLDKGRFYPTELGTIVNELLVSNFPRILDVGFTAAMEDTLDRIEEGQATRHETLQNFYAAFETELETAKKGMRNLKREEIPTEHVCNKCGSPMVIKWGRHGRFLACSNYPACRNTANIPSVDSENGTENVTVTGDNEVICDKCGKPMVIKEGKFGRFYGCTGYPECTNTKSIDTGVSCPVEGCGGVLTEKRTRKGKLFFGCSNYPNCTYATWNKPIPEKCPLCDHPFLVEKAVRGKGLIKACPNKGCGYKEEKGE; via the coding sequence ATGGCGGATGCACTGATCGTTGTTGAATCCCCCGCAAAGGTAAGAACCATAAAGAAATATCTCGGCGCCGATTTCGATGTGAAGGCCTCTGTGGGACACATCAAGGACCTGCCGAAAAGCAAGCTGGGCATTGATATTCAGAAAGGGTTCGAACCGACCTATACGGTCATCAAGGACAAGAAAAAAGTTATCGATGACCTGAAGAAATCGGCACGGAAGGCCCGTTCGATCTATCTCGCTCCCGACCCGGACAGAGAGGGCGAAGCCATCGCCTGGCACATAATGGAAGAAATAACCGGGCCGGGGCAGGACATATACCGCGTTCTCTTCAACGATCTCACCAAACATACGATCCTCAACGCGATCCAGAACCCGCAGAAACTGAACCTTGAACGCTACGAAGCCCAGCAGACCAGGAGGATCCTCGACCGGCTCGTGGGCTACCAGATAAGCCCGCTTCTTTGGGAAAAGGTCAAACGGGGTCTGAGCGCGGGACGTGTTCAGTCCGTCGCCGTCCGCATCATCTGCGAGAGAGAGGAAGAAATACAGAACTTTGTCACCGAGGAGTACTGGCATATCACGGCACTTCTGGAAGGAACCGAACAGCCCTCCTTCGAGGCACGCCTGGTAAAGATCGGGAAGGAAAAGGCCCGTATCGGCGACAAGCCAGCAGCTGACGGCATACTGGCCGATCTCGCGGGGCGTTCTTTCATCATTGCGGGAATTGAAAAAAAGGAAGTAAAGCGGACCCCCCCTCCCCCTTTCACGACGAGCAAGCTCCAGCAGGAAGCGTCCCGCCGCTTGCGGTTCCCGGCGAAAAAGACGATGCGCGTAGCCCAGAAACTGTATGAGGGCATAGAGATCGGCAACGAAGGGTCGGTGGGCCTGATCACGTATATGCGGACAGATTCGGTGCGGATCGCACCGGAAGCGCTTTCAGAGGCCCGTGATTTTATTCGAAAGCGCTATGGCAACGACTATCTTCCCCAGAAGGCGCGGGTCTTCAAGACCTCAAAATCGGCTCAGGACGCCCACGAGGCGATACGGCCCGCCTCTCTCATATACGCTCCCGATAATATCAAGCAGTTCCTCTCCCGCGACGAACACCGGCTCTACCAGCTGATCTGGAACCGATTCGTGGCCAGCCAGATGAACCCCGAGGTCCTCGATCAGACGACCGTTGACATCACCGCCGATCGATACCTTTTCAAGGCACAGGGCTCGGTAGTGATCTTCCCGGGATACACGGTCCTTTACGCAGAAAGCAGGGACGAGGAAAACAACAGAGAAAAAGGGTCATCTCCCGATGCTCGTGAAAAAGGCACCGTTCTTCCTGTCCTTGAAACGGGAGAAGTTCTTTCCGTCATTTCCATTGAGGGCGAACAGAATTTCACTCAGCCGCCCCCTCGGTTTTCCGAGGCCACACTGGTAAAGGAACTCGAGGAAAAAGGTCTGGGCCGCCCCAGCACGTATGCTGCCATTCTGAGCACCATTCAGGACCGGGAATACGTCAGACTCGACAAGGGACGGTTTTACCCGACGGAACTGGGAACCATCGTCAATGAACTCCTGGTGAGCAATTTTCCACGGATCCTCGATGTCGGGTTTACCGCCGCCATGGAGGATACGCTCGACCGGATCGAGGAGGGTCAGGCGACCCGTCATGAGACGCTTCAGAATTTCTACGCGGCCTTTGAGACCGAACTTGAAACGGCAAAGAAAGGAATGAGGAACCTGAAGCGTGAAGAGATACCGACGGAACATGTCTGCAATAAATGTGGCAGTCCCATGGTGATCAAGTGGGGGCGGCACGGCAGATTTCTCGCCTGCTCAAATTATCCCGCATGCCGGAACACGGCCAATATCCCATCCGTCGACAGTGAGAATGGCACTGAAAACGTTACAGTGACCGGGGATAATGAGGTCATTTGTGATAAATGCGGAAAGCCCATGGTCATCAAGGAAGGCAAATTCGGCCGTTTCTATGGATGCACCGGCTACCCCGAATGCACCAACACAAAATCGATCGATACCGGCGTTTCCTGCCCGGTGGAGGGGTGCGGCGGTGTCCTCACAGAGAAGCGGACCCGCAAAGGAAAACTTTTTTTCGGTTGTTCGAACTACCCGAATTGCACGTACGCCACATGGAACAAACCAATCCCCGAAAAATGTCCCCTCTGTGATCACCCGTTCCTCGTCGAGAAAGCGGTCCGCGGCAAGGGACTTATCAAGGCCTGCCCCAACAAGGGGTGTGGGTATAAAGAGGAAAAGGGGGAGTGA